In Conger conger chromosome 5, fConCon1.1, whole genome shotgun sequence, the DNA window CTGGATTGTTCCCCAGAAGCTTCTGGCCTTCAGTGGACCCCACTCAAAGAGTAAAACACTCAAcggtaaggggggggggcggtataaaatatataaaaatcatAAACAAGAAGCATTTTATTCTGATTATCTGTGAAAATATACAATGTACATATTTGAGATTGGCAgttgatacatttatttttacccgTGTGTAAAACATCAGAGTGTTTTAGCCCTGGATGGGGCATTTGGAACAACAGCATACTGTACGTATTCTGAAATGTCTCAGTGGATCTCTGTAAGCAGGGTCTAAGCCAGCGCTATTCAACTCCACGTCcaaagcaggtaaaataatgagtgaaatcaggtggtgtagggTTGAGAAGCGCTGGTGAAAATGGTAAAGACTGTAATAGATGGAAAAGCCGGGGACCATTATACGAACCGGGCCGTGTCATTGCTCAGCTGAAGAGTGACAGGAGGTGTaatctggggcggcctgtagcgtagtggttaaggtaaatgactgggacacacaaggtcggtggttctaatcctggtgtagccacaataagatccgcacagccgttgggcccttgagcaaggcccttaaccctgcattgctccaggggaggattgtctcctgcttagtctaatcaactgtacgtcactctggataagagcgtctgtcaaatgccaataatgtaatgtaatctgccccgccccgccccgttGCCCAGGTTACCCCCTGCACTCCCCGGAGGCGTACTTCCCGTATTTCCGCCGGCACCACGTCACCGCCGTGGTGAGGCTCAACAGGAAGTGGTACGACGCGCGGCGCTTTGCGGGCGCCGGGTTCCAGCACTTCCACCTGTACGTCGAGGACGGCGGCACGCCCAGCGACCTCATCACCCGCCGCTTCCTCCACGTGTGCGAGACCGCGGCCGGGGCGGTCGCCGTGCACTGCAGAGGTGTGTcccgccaccagggggcagcgctGCCTCAGCTCTGAGTGCACTGCTGGGGtctgaccaccagggggcagcgctGCCTCAGCTCTGAGTGCACTGCTGGGGtctgaccaccagggggcagcgctGCCTCAGCTCTGAGTGCACTGCTGGGGtctgaccaccagggggcactcAGCTCTGAGTGCACTGCAGGGGtctgaccaccagggggcagcgctGCCTCAGCTCTGAGTGCACTGCAGGGGtctgaccaccagggggcagcgctGCCTCAGCTCTGAGTGCACTGCAGGGGtctgaccaccagggggcagcgctGCCTCAGCTCTGAGTGCACTGCTGGGGtctgaccaccagggggcagcgctGCCTCAGCTCTGAGTGCACCGCAGGGGtctgaccaccagggggcagcgctGCCTCAGCTCTGAGTGCACTGCAGGGGtctgaccaccagggggcagcgctGCCTCAGCTCTGAGTGCACTGCAGGGGtctgaccaccagggggcactcAGCTCTGAGTGCACTGCTGGGGtctgaccaccagggggcagcgctGCCTCAGCTCTGAGTGCACTGCTGGGGtctgaccaccagggggcagcgctGCCTCAGCTATGAGTGCACCGCAGGGGtctgaccaccagggggcagcgctGCCTCAGCTCTGAGTGCACTGCTGGGGtctgaccaccagggggcagcactgcCTCAGCTCTGAGTGCACTGCTGGGGtctgaccaccagggggcagtgctgCCTCAGCTCTGAGTGCAGCCCTTGGGGATACACTGTAGAAAGGGGAGTCAGACTCCAGTGAGGCACTGTGCGTTAGTCCTGCACTTAAAATCTTGTAAATGAGTTGTGAGTCAAACAGTGACCGATGTTGATTGAATGCAGCCCGTAGTTCAGCAGTTTGGTTTAAATGGGGCTGAATGCTGTCAGTGTGGCTCATCCTGCCGCTCACAGGACATACAGCCACAGGGCTGCagttaaaatcttattttttgtggaaaatatttgcttgtttttaggTACTGTTGGCTTTTCTTACTCCACTAAATTACTAAATACCTCCATTGGCAAATGAGTAGAGAAATGTATCACcttatttatatatatgaatatatttgagtctcctttttaatataaaaaatatataattaagatTCTAAATCGAAATAGAAGACATAGTAGTTATTATCAGAAGTTATTATAGCACAGAAGGTgccatggggggggggtctgtataTGGGACAGTCATGTCCtctcactgaccactttattaggtatttattggatttaactttgaccagtctggccatttccCTGTGATATCTCTCCAttcagatcagcagtttctgagatactcaaacaaccctgtctgccaccaacaatcattccaaggtcactTAGATCTCCCCATTAGATTAGATCCCACATagattttccccattctgatggttgatgtgaacattaactgaagctcctgaaccgtatctacatgattgtatgcactgcactgcactccacccagttggctgattagataatcgcatgaataagtgggtgtaataaagtaaaaatgttcctaataaagtgcttggcgAGTTTCTGTCTGCCCAGTAGACTGCCCCACACATCTGCTCAGTTTCTCCGTCCTTAAGAGGTAATGGTTAGACAATCCGCAAAGTACACTGTTGTGTGTTCATTCTGGATACATACTGAGCTCATGAAGACCCTGTGGACAGAgttccaggcagagtgtgtgttagtagtagtagtaggtacTTTATTGTCCCCGTGGGGAAATTAGTTTTCGGTAGAAAAACATTGTTGGTGgtgttacataaaaacaggcacagcacaTAGAGACAGACATATAACATCAACAGATCAGATCTGAAGAGTTAGAGTGTGTGTTCGTTCTCACCCACCGCTCTCCCCCCCAGCGGGACTGGGCCGCACTggcactctgattggctgctatcTGATGAAGCATTTCCGCTTCACCGCGGGCGAAGCCATCGCCTGGATACGGATCTGCCGGCCTGGCTCCGTCATCGGGCCCCAGCAGAACTTTCTggaagagtgagtgtgtgtgtgagtctctcccgcgtgtgtgtgtgagtctcgctcgcgtgtgtgtgtgtgtgtgagtctctcccgcgtgtgtgtgtgtatgtgagtctcgcccgcgtgtgtgtgtgtgtgagtctctcccgcgtgtgtgtgtgtatgtgagtctcgcccgcgtgtgtgtgtgtgtatgtgagtctcgcccgcgtgtgtgtgtgagtctcgcccgcgtgtgtgtgtgtgtgagtctcgcccgcgtgtgtgtgtgtgtgtgtgagtctctcccgcgtgtgtgtgtgtatgtgagtctctcgtgtgtgtgtgtgtatgtgagtctcgctcgcgtgtgtgtgtgtgtgagtctcgcCCGCGTGTGTGACATATGACAGGTCACTGAAAGGTCAGAGGttacagagaggtcagaggtcatgcagGGGTGCATGATCACATTATTTATGTCGTATGAAAGGTACCGCAGGAAAGGGACAGGGAAAGGAAAGGGTATGATACATCAGGAAACAATGGGATTAAACAATACACAATTaatcaaacacaataaagcaataTAATAGAATAAACTagatctctccccctctctctctccttctcccttccttctctctctctctccccctccctctctctccccctttctctctctctctctctctctctctctctctctccctctctctctctctctctctctctctctctctctccctctctctctgtagaaagCAGGCGTGGCTGTGGTCCCAGGGGGATGTGGGGCGCTCCCGGCTGAGGCAGCAGTCAGAGAGGGGCTTTTCCCGCCTCATGTCTGGGGTGGGCGGGCTCTCCCTCAGCCCCGCCCTCCTGCACCAATCCTGCGACTCGGGCCACGCCCAGGAGGTGAGACATCAGCATCAGCGAAAAGTACCTTTTAATTCACCACAGACAATCAGGAAGCAGCTGGTGGGGCCTTCTCTGACCTGCCAGTGAGAGGAGCCTAGCTGTCACAGGGCTCACCTGCGCGAGACGCTCCGTACTCTacgctctctctcgccccctgcAGGGCAGGCGCGGTTACGACAGCGTGATTCTCACTCAGGGAGATGGGCGGCTGTCGCGAAAGGGCTGTGGGAAGACCGGGGCCTCCAGgtactgcgtgtgtgttgtgtgtgtgtgtgtgtgtgtgtgtgtgtgtgtgtgcgtgtgtgtttgtgtcagagtGCAGTGCTGTTGTAATGTTGTTGTAGCATTGTTGTAATGTTGTTGTAATGCTGTTGTAACATTGTAAAGTTGTTGGGACATTGCTGTTATGTTGTAACGTTGTTGTAGCGTTGTTGTAATGTCATTGTAAAGCTCTGTTGGTCTGTCTCCGTCAGGCTGGATGATGTGAAAATACAAACCAGGTCCCAGAGTTTAAACAGGTATTTACCTAACCttctatatctgtgtgtgtgtgtgtgtgtgtacttgtgtgtatgtgtgtatgtatctctGTGGTCTCTAAGTATGGTAGTTCTGAGTTAGTTCAGagaccccacctccctcatcactcacagctgatgactttgtctccttctttgaaaagaaggtagatgccattcgcaattccttctccccaccctctccccctgctgaccctcctaccttccccaactccctatcctccttttctcccctctctgactctgacactttgaaactccttacatcccaccacccgaccacctgtcctcttgaccccatcccctctccccttctacaatctatctctaatgacattctctaatgacattggctgatatctctgcgtggatgacttcccaccacctgaagcttaaccttgccaagactgagcttctcgacatccctgctaagtcctcaacaatcagtgagaggtcgattgccGGAGAGGACTTAGtggtttcctcctcccgtacggcaaagaatcttggggtgactcttgataactgcctcaccctggctccacaagtatcctccactgccagaacctgcaggttctttctgtataatatacgccgtatccgtcatctcctgactgagaaagccacccagctcctagtccaggcgctcgtcatttcccgcctggattactgcaactccctcctagccggtctcccagcgtgtgccatcaagcccctccagctggtccagaatgctgcagcccgcctgatcaccagtcagcccaggtcggctcatgtcaccgaactcctcattggcctccactggcttcctattgccgcacgcatctgattgaaggccctagtgttggcatttcaggctgctaaggggactgccccaccttacatacaatccttgatcactccctactccccagctagaccactccggtctgccagctctggtcgccttatggttccctctctatgagcacctggcggtcgagctgcacgttcacgcctgttttccgttctggttcctcagtggtggaatgacttgcctaccactgtcaggacagcagaatccctccccctatttcgacggagactaaaaacacaccttttcaaactgtatcttagtcctccctccttatccccccccccccttctgatatccctcttgtctaactccccaaaaaaactgcacttacgatgactgtatttcttgtttagaacagcacttcatgtgtattttagtagttatggatgtgatgctttggcttgtggaagaacctatgcacttgtaaatcgctttggattaaaagcgtctgccaaatgactaaaatgtaaaatgtaaaatgttatggTCCCTGGGCATGGTGGCCGTTTGCTGTGATCTCTAAGAGCAGTTGCCGTTAGTGACAGTCTCtaagcgcagtgtgtgtgtgtgggggggggggtcctctcTTCCAGTCAGAAGGGTCGCATGGGgagccccacccctccccccaggggCTCCAGGGCTGGCTCCGCCCCCAACTCCCAAAGGACCACCTTCACTGCATCAGCATCCGCCCTACGCAGGTAAACCCCGCCTACACTCCTCCTTTaccatccctccatcctccccctGTAAACCCCTCTACACTCCTCCTTTaccatccctccatcctccccctGTAAACCCacacatcagtgtgtgtgcctgcgaaagtgtgtgtgagcgagagggggagaaagcGTGTGATCGTACAggacgtgtatgtgtgtgtgagtgtgtgtatgttagagagaatgtgtgtgtgagtgtgtgtatgttagagagagtgtgtgtgtgtgtgagtgtgtgtatgttagagagagagtgtgtgtgtgcgtgtgtgtatgttagagagagtgtgtgagtgtgtgtatgttagagagagtgtgtgagtgtgtgtatgttagagagagagtgtgtgagtgtgtgtatgttagagagagagagtgtgtgtgtgtgtgttagcagtagATATGTGTGCTTCAGAgttatgtgcgtttgtgtgtgtgagagaggcagcGTTAGTGTTGGATGTAGGCCAGTCATTCTTCCTAAGGTCTGTGGGATATTTTGTGGGGTTTTCCTCAAATATCTCAGCTCTCTGTTTATTAAGtccacagtgggggggggggtttcacgGACGTGCGCTGGGGAAACTTATTGTTCGGGAGCAGCgtgcagaggggcagaggaacATTATTTAACCTGcgccattctctctctctctatctctctttccccctctctttctctctctctgtctctctctcagcaccCGGAGCCTGAGTGCCGTCAGTCACAGAGCCGCTGTTCTACACTGAcacggccagcagggggcagcgaTGAGGCAGCGATGAGGCAGTGATGAGAGGGTCCTATTGGCCAACCCTGCGGACGAATCCCCTCCCCAAGAGAGTGACCTCAGAGGGGCTGGCCCCGCCCACCACTGGGGCCTCTACTGCTGATCGCCACTGAGCactactgagtgtgtgtgtgcgtgcgtgtgtgtgcgagtgtgtgtgtgcgtgcgtgtgtgtgcgagtgtgtgtgtgtgtgtgtgagtgtgtgcgtgtgtgtgtgagagtgtgtgtgtgcgagagtgtgtgtgtgcgagtgtgtgtgtgtgagtgtgtgcgtgtgtgtgtgtgagtgtgtgagagtgtgtgtgtgcatgcttgtgtttaagtgtgtgtgtatgtgaatgcgtGCATGcctgagagtctgtgtgtgtgtgggtgtgtgtgagtgagacatttttcacaaatgttATACCAGGGCCTGAGGTTTCTTTTTTCCTACTAATAATGAAAGTAGAATGTGTCGTGTCAATCTCTAATAGTTCAATCTCTAATTTGTAGCAAAGCAACCTCAcaagggaaaagacaccacggctgcaagctcttcaggaaaatcagactttattagcacaagtgcacaaagccggaCCAGTTCTGCAGAAGTGGACCTCGATTGTtggtttcacacacattttatacaccTCTTTCAACATAACTCCTCCTCAGAAATACCAGCTGCTCTTCGTTCTGCCCCATTGATTCATCATTGAGGCAATCGCCCAAATGATAATTTTGCTTTGTGTGCTATTTcctaaaaaaaactgttttctttAAACATGGCGTTTGTTTTGTCAGCTTGATCTTAAGAAACCAATTGCTCTTATCTCATCGTGCAGGCATACCAACTGCCCTCCACAAATGTGTTCTCATCAAAAACGACATGTTACATCAAACgttcaaaaataaattttgCATCACAggctatatttaaaaataaatgttcttatcgCATTGTACAGGCGTACAACTGTTCTGGAAACTGTCTTTGCCAAAGTtagcccacccccaccacacaaGACCCCCGTTCTGCAAGCAGTTTTCTAAGAAAGAGGAATCATAACAAATTAATCCTGCAAAACATGGTGTTATTTGGTACTTTCCAACTTTTCttaagcatacacattattttattcaattcaggttacacatgggtcactatacttctagcacaaatgagcagttaatcagtttgaaaatatatcgGCATACTTAATCGTACTTTCACATTTATGGTGATTTATGACTAatggtggtttcttgcgtttcctGTAATGAATGACATAGGttcattagattacattttctacagttgacactctggtttcttgcgtttccataagcttatctgtaattaatgatataggttcattggattaTGTATTGATTACTGTATATGAGTaaataggcagcatacatgaTACATTGATTATAGGCCGCATACATATTGGTGCACTTTTGGCCTGAAGCtttgagagttttggaggaaccagcgtGCTCAATTCTAATGGTTTGGTGGTTtttagtctgattttgacttgtgattgattGGTCATAAAACAGAGGAAGAACaccttgttctgtgaatttctcCTACAAATGCACTAGCTTGCATTAGCTTCAGAGTGTGTGCTAGCTTCAGCGCTTGTGCTAGCCTGCATTAATTTCAGAGCGTGCGCTAACCTCTGCTAGCTTCAGAGCTGCCACTAGCCTGTGTTAGCCTTCGGGCATACACTAGCCTGTGTTAGCCTGAGAGCATGCGCTAACATGCATTAGCTTCAGAGCGTGCACTAACCTCTGCTAGCTCCAGAGCTTGCGCTAGCCTGAGAGCATGCACTAACCTGTGTTAGCCTGAGAGCATGCGCTAACCTGTGTTAGCCTGAGAGCATGCGCTAACCTGTGTTAGCCTGAGAGCATGCGCTAGCATTTGCTAGCTTCAGCGCTTGCACTAGCCTGTGTTAGCCTTAGAGCTTttgtttttacacttttttcccccaacaaATAAGTtgtatgttgtttgtgttgGCTGGAATTACATCTTTGTCAATCTAGTTATTGTTTGATGAAGAACCTGAAGTCACATTGAATGAGGTCAGGGAGGACCCGAATCAGGGAGGATGTTTTCACAAGGGTTCTGTTAAAACAAACCATTCACCtcttttatgaaaataaaatctattcTTAAGACCTTTAATAATGTACTCTCAGATCTTATCTTATTCATTTTCACCTGGTCTGCCAGAAACACAAatgctgcaatgcactgtaaggTTTTAAAGTGTTAAGCCACACTCTCAGATACAAAGGTACTCATGCTTGGGTGGTACCCTAGAGGTACATTGTGCAAATTTTTCCCCTAGTCTGCAATGCATAATAAATGTGTACCTTCTTTGCTGGgaaagagaagaggaagagTTCATTTGAGTGCATCAGTGAAGCCCTATCTCCATGTCTGCTTCCTTCTGCTTCCTTCTGCTTCCTTAACTGATGGGCCAAGTCTTTACTGGAAGGCTGTTTATCCTCCGCAACTCAGACCTGGACAGTGTTCGCTTCATCTTGTTGTttgagagaagaggggatatcAGTGCTTTAAGCcagtggctttttttttttttaagagtacTTCACTATGAAAAGGTCTCTTGAGATTTTAAATTCTCTTTTGTTAGAGAGTCCTGGAAAGACAGCCCCAGCACCGCATCATGTATGAAGACACAAATAAACT includes these proteins:
- the LOC133129001 gene encoding dual specificity protein phosphatase CDC14AB-like, with the translated sequence MTDADSTESCEFIKDRLYFATLRSKPKSTFNTHYFCTDDEFVYENFCADFGPLHLAMIYRYCCKLNKKMKSFSLSKKRIVHYTSCNPQKRSNGAVLIGAYSVICLKKTPEEAHGALLSGAGASYLPFRDASVGISTYSLTVLQCLQGICKALQYGFFDFGTFDVNEYEHYERVENGDFNWIVPQKLLAFSGPHSKSKTLNGYPLHSPEAYFPYFRRHHVTAVVRLNRKWYDARRFAGAGFQHFHLYVEDGGTPSDLITRRFLHVCETAAGAVAVHCRAGLGRTGTLIGCYLMKHFRFTAGEAIAWIRICRPGSVIGPQQNFLEEKQAWLWSQGDVGRSRLRQQSERGFSRLMSGVGGLSLSPALLHQSCDSGHAQEGRRGYDSVILTQGDGRLSRKGCGKTGASRAVAVSDSL